Proteins encoded within one genomic window of Synechococcus sp. PCC 7335:
- a CDS encoding helix-hairpin-helix domain-containing protein produces MIQTTLFPDTFRQIFSLSNDQIALAFEQVADLLETQGDDYYRIRAYRKGAQSIRAQDRPVVDIFEAEGVVGLEKLPYIGKRLAASIKELAQTGELGLLARLQVETSPERLFTKIPGIGPVLARRIHKMLEIDSLEALEQAAYDGSLAQLSGFAEGRTMLVRDSVGAILDRAAVQQLHRVRSRKMSPSAAQRSQARRPTDQTLEQVIDSPSTKLLLEVDAQYRYLAKAGQLRMITPRRFNPEGKPWLPVMSLQKEGWSFNVLYSNTARAHELGKTNDWVVVYYEKVDGADSRQGQCTIVTESYGSCRGDRVVRGELAAAS; encoded by the coding sequence ATGATTCAAACCACCCTATTTCCAGATACTTTTAGGCAGATCTTTTCTCTTTCTAACGATCAAATTGCGCTTGCATTTGAGCAAGTCGCAGACCTCTTAGAAACTCAAGGGGATGACTACTACCGCATTCGTGCTTATCGCAAAGGAGCGCAATCTATTCGCGCTCAAGATCGTCCTGTAGTGGACATCTTTGAAGCTGAGGGTGTAGTTGGCTTAGAAAAACTTCCCTACATTGGCAAACGGTTAGCCGCCTCAATCAAAGAGCTGGCACAGACTGGTGAGCTAGGTTTGTTGGCTCGTTTGCAAGTAGAGACATCTCCAGAACGTTTGTTTACCAAAATTCCTGGTATTGGCCCAGTTTTAGCGCGTCGCATTCATAAGATGCTAGAGATCGACTCTTTAGAGGCACTAGAGCAGGCGGCCTATGACGGCAGCTTAGCTCAGCTTTCTGGCTTTGCAGAGGGACGAACAATGCTAGTCCGTGATTCGGTCGGTGCCATACTAGATAGAGCTGCTGTCCAACAGCTACATAGAGTAAGGTCCAGAAAGATGTCACCATCTGCTGCCCAACGCTCACAGGCACGCAGACCGACCGACCAAACGCTAGAACAGGTCATAGACTCGCCCTCTACTAAGCTACTGTTAGAGGTAGATGCCCAGTATCGTTACTTGGCAAAAGCTGGTCAGCTCAGGATGATTACACCCCGTCGGTTCAATCCGGAAGGCAAACCCTGGCTACCGGTGATGAGCTTGCAGAAAGAAGGCTGGTCATTCAACGTTCTCTACTCCAACACGGCTAGGGCACACGAGCTAGGTAAAACGAATGATTGGGTTGTTGTCTACTACGAGAAAGTGGACGGAGCCGACAGCCGACAGGGGCAATGTACTATTGTGACTGAGTCCTATGGGTCGTGTAGGGGCGATCGCGTAGTCAGAGGCGAGCTAGCAGCGGCATCGTAA
- a CDS encoding IS630 family transposase (programmed frameshift) has product MDKAFVRETAAVDKVEQIAELKAFIRKERDARQVKKALAVKLLYEGHGYQGVVDVLNVSLGAISEWKQLYEASGLAGFVPQHKGKKSFLSGAEKAAVLAWLGSKRIWTLGELESHLAEDYDVVYASKQSYYDLFESAGITWKKTSKVNPKGDAEAVAGKKADIERCLAHYRDEIGRGQLRVLFMDECHLMSADLEGYVWGTRGQRVEVPIVNERDRQTYYGALDLLSKRVLFGAYGAGNTANTIAYLRYLQVQFPQQRLLLLWDGASYHRAHEIRDFLARTNDGLPASQWPIHCIQFAPNDPTQNPIEDVWLQAKNSVRRLAGLKPSFKGVKFLFEQFLSLEVFDFPKMHMYGSFSQII; this is encoded by the exons ATGGATAAGGCGTTTGTTCGAGAGACTGCGGCTGTTGATAAAGTTGAGCAGATAGCCGAGCTCAAAGCGTTCATCCGTAAGGAACGAGATGCGCGTCAGGTGAAGAAGGCGCTGGCGGTCAAACTGTTGTACGAAGGGCACGGCTATCAAGGCGTCGTCGATGTTCTGAATGTATCGCTCGGCGCTATCAGCGAATGGAAGCAGTTGTACGAAGCGTCCGGGCTAGCTGGGTTTGTTCCCCAGCACAAGGGCAAGAAGAGCTTTCTAAGTGGTGCTGAGAAAGCAGCGGTGCTGGCTTGGCTAGGTAGCAAACGTATCTGGACGCTCGGCGAGCTAGAGAGTCATCTGGCAGAAGACTACGATGTGGTCTATGCCTCGAAACAGAGCTACTACGACCTGTTCGAGTCAGCGGGTATCACCTGGAAGAAGACAAGCAAAGTCAACCCGAAGGGCGATGCTGAGGCGGTGGCGG GCAAAAAAGCCGACATCGAGCGCTGCTTGGCGCACTACCGAGACGAGATAGGGCGTGGGCAGCTCAGAGTGCTGTTCATGGATGAATGTCACCTGATGAGTGCTGACCTGGAAGGCTACGTTTGGGGTACTAGAGGTCAGCGCGTCGAGGTGCCGATTGTGAACGAACGCGACCGGCAAACTTACTACGGTGCGCTCGACTTGCTGAGCAAGCGCGTGTTGTTTGGGGCTTACGGCGCTGGCAACACGGCTAACACCATCGCCTACTTGCGGTACTTACAAGTGCAGTTCCCACAGCAAAGACTACTGTTGCTATGGGATGGGGCGAGCTACCATAGAGCTCATGAGATTCGAGACTTCCTAGCACGGACCAACGACGGCCTACCAGCGTCGCAGTGGCCGATTCACTGCATTCAGTTTGCGCCCAACGACCCGACTCAGAATCCGATTGAAGATGTTTGGCTACAGGCAAAGAACAGTGTGCGACGATTGGCAGGACTGAAGCCATCATTCAAAGGCGTCAAGTTCTTGTTCGAGCAATTCTTGTCGCTGGAAGTCTTCGACTTTCCCAAGATGCACATGTACGGCTCGTTTTCACAAATCATCTAG